A genomic window from Hyla sarda isolate aHylSar1 chromosome 10, aHylSar1.hap1, whole genome shotgun sequence includes:
- the PAFAH1B3 gene encoding platelet-activating factor acetylhydrolase IB subunit alpha1 isoform X2, whose amino-acid sequence MCDGDVNPAAVPTPMPDGHGDGRWLSMHNNFVASSKDKEPEVVFIGDSNVQLLHQLEIWRDLFSPLHALNFGGLSDGTQHVLWRLENGELDHIRPKIIVLWVGTYNFCHTAEQIAGGVQAIVRCMEQRQPQAKVIVLGLLPRGQHPNPLRERNRRVNELLIEGLQPMANAIFLDVDPGFVHSDGTISHHDMIDYLHLSRLGYSRVCQTLHKTLLQLLEGRGTTTKQ is encoded by the exons ATGTGTGACGGCGACGTGAACCCTGCTGCGGTCCCTACGCCTATGCCTGATGGTCATGGGGATGGACGATGGCTATCTATG CACAATAACTTTGTGGCCAGCAGCAAAGACAAAGAGCCAGAGGTTGTATTTATCGGAGACTCCAACGTGCAGCTGCTTCATCAGCTAGAG ATCTGGAGGGATCTCTTCTCTCCTCTACACGCCCTGAACTTTGGCGGATTGAGCGATGGCACCCAACACGTCCTATGGAGACTGGAGAACGGGGAGCTGGATCACATTAGACCAAAG ATCATTGTGCTTTGGGTGGGCACGTATAATTTTTGTCACACAGCGGAGCAGATTGCCGGCGGAGTCCAGGCCATTGTGCGGTGCATGGAGCAGAGGCAACCACAAGCCAAGGTCATTGTGCTG GGTTTGTTACCTCGAGGGCAACACCCCAATCCCCTGCGGGAAAGGAACAGGAGGGTGAATGAGCTTCTAATAGAGGGGTTGCAGCCAATGGCCAATGCCATCTTTTTAGACGTGGATCCAGGATTTGTACATTCGGACGGCACCATCAGCCACCACGATATGATTGACTACCTGCATCTGAGCCGGCTGGGATATTCTCGCGTGTGTCAGACTCTACACAAAACACTACTCCAACTGCTGGAGGGCAGAGGAACCACCACGAAACAGTAG